The Candidatus Deferrimicrobiaceae bacterium region ACACCGTCCAGAGCGATCGCGGCGGCGAGGGCGAACTCTTGGCACCGGCCCCCTTTTCCTTTTCCGGTAACGGTCACCGTCGTCTGCCCCCCCGCAAGTAGAATGATCGTGTGCCCGGGGGACGTCATGTTCGACACCTTCCGCATTTCCGACACGAAAGCGCGCCCGCATTCCCGGGCCTCTCCCCGCAGGAACCCCGGCAGGGTGCGGACCATCGCCGCGCGGTCGCCCCTCGCGGCCACAGCGGCCGCCTCGAGGGCCGTCCGGTTGGTCGCGAGGACGGCCGCCATCACCCCTGCGAAGGCCGGGTCTCCCGGCTTGAGGGTCTCGGGGATCCTTCCGACATCCCCTGCCTCGAGATGCTCGCGCACGGAAGCCGGGACGTTCGGCAGGATCTTACGCCGCGCAAGAATGGTCAAGGCGTCCCGGTAGGTGGTGGGGTCAGGGGAAAACGGTCCGGAGGCGACGACGGACGGATCGGACCCGGGCACGTCGGAAAGAAGAAGCACCCACACGCGGGCGGGGTGTGCGGCCTCCGCCATCCGTCCCCCTTTCACCAGGGAGAGATGCTTCCGCACCGTGTTGATCTCGCCGATGTCCGCCCCCGAGTGCAGCAGGAATTGGACCACGCGCTGGTTTTCGCCGACGGAGATGCCCGCCGGTAACGTGGAGAGCATGGCGGAGCCGCCACCGGACAGGAGCGCAACGACGAGGTCATCTTCCCCCGCCTTCGACAAAAGGTCCATCACGCGCCGGGTGGCCTCCCTGCTCCCCTCGTCGGGGATGGGATCCCCGGCCTCGAGAAACGCGAGAGGCCCCCATTCCCCACCGGATCCTCGCGGCACGGCGAGAATCCCTGCCGTCGCCTTTTCACCCAAAACGCGGGAGGCCGCCTCCCCCATCTTCCTGGCGGCCTTGCCGCCCCCGACCACGTAGATGTTGCGCACCTCGTCCCAGCGGGCCGTGGCGAACACCCTTCCGCACCGGAGGGAAACCCCATCCCCCTCCCTCTGCAAGGCGGAAAGGACCAGCATTTCCGGGTTAACGGCCGCCACGGCGGCATGGAAAATCCTCTCCAGATAGGCTTTGGCCAGGGGATTCACCGACCTATCCTCCGCGTGATCCTGGGGTTACAGTCCGTCCAGGCGACTCAGGCCCTTTCTCAGGGCGTAGTCCCGAGCCTCCCGCCACTCGCTTTCCGCGGTCCGCCGGCCGATCTCCGGAAACTCGAGCGCCCGTCCGCACGGGCGGTACTGGTTCATCAGATTCAGGTACGTGTCCTTCCCGATCCCGTCGGCGAGAAAGTCGATCACTTCCCGGGTCGTCGAGGCCTCCCCGGGCATGACGAGGTGGCGGACGAGAAGCCCCCGGCGGGCGATCCCGTGGCGATCGAGGGAAAGAGGCCCCACCTGACGGGCCATTTCCGCAAGCGCCGCGCGCACCACCTCGGGATAATCCGGGGCGTCGCAGTACCGCGCCGCCGCCTCCGCGTCGAGGAACTTGACGTCGGGCATGTAGATGTCGACCACCCCCTCGAGCTGCCGCAGCGTATCCACGCTCTCGTACCCCCCGCAGTTGTACACCACCGGGATCGCCAGCCCGCGCGACGCGGCTATGGACAGGGCCTCCAGGACCTGGGGCGTCACATGCGTCGGGGTGACCAGGTTCAGGTTGTGGCAGCCCATCGAACGGATCGAAAGGAAGATGCCGGCGAGCCTCTCCGCGGACACCTCGCTCCCCTCGACCTGGTGGCTGATCTCGTAGTTCTGGCAGAAGACGCACCGGAGGTTGCAGCCGGAGAAGAAGACGGTCCCCGAGCCTTTGTACCCCACCAGGGGGGCTTCCTCGCCGAAGTGGGGGCCGAACGACGCCACCGCGACGTTCTTCCCGACGCCGCAGACGCCCCGTTCCCCCGCTTTCCGGTTCACCCGGCAGATCCGGGGGCAGATGTCGCACTCCGATAGCCTGGCGGCGAGATTCGCCGCCCGTTCGGGCAGGTCGCCGATGTCGGAAAAAGCGGTCATCCCCTGGATCCCCGGACCGCGGAGGGGTCTCCCCTTTCCGGTCCTGGGTTGTTGTTTCTCCGCGCGATTGGGGCCGC contains the following coding sequences:
- a CDS encoding radical SAM protein, producing MTAFSDIGDLPERAANLAARLSECDICPRICRVNRKAGERGVCGVGKNVAVASFGPHFGEEAPLVGYKGSGTVFFSGCNLRCVFCQNYEISHQVEGSEVSAERLAGIFLSIRSMGCHNLNLVTPTHVTPQVLEALSIAASRGLAIPVVYNCGGYESVDTLRQLEGVVDIYMPDVKFLDAEAAARYCDAPDYPEVVRAALAEMARQVGPLSLDRHGIARRGLLVRHLVMPGEASTTREVIDFLADGIGKDTYLNLMNQYRPCGRALEFPEIGRRTAESEWREARDYALRKGLSRLDGL
- a CDS encoding DUF4147 domain-containing protein; translated protein: MNPLAKAYLERIFHAAVAAVNPEMLVLSALQREGDGVSLRCGRVFATARWDEVRNIYVVGGGKAARKMGEAASRVLGEKATAGILAVPRGSGGEWGPLAFLEAGDPIPDEGSREATRRVMDLLSKAGEDDLVVALLSGGGSAMLSTLPAGISVGENQRVVQFLLHSGADIGEINTVRKHLSLVKGGRMAEAAHPARVWVLLLSDVPGSDPSVVASGPFSPDPTTYRDALTILARRKILPNVPASVREHLEAGDVGRIPETLKPGDPAFAGVMAAVLATNRTALEAAAVAARGDRAAMVRTLPGFLRGEARECGRAFVSEMRKVSNMTSPGHTIILLAGGQTTVTVTGKGKGGRCQEFALAAAIALDGVEDMGILCGTTDGIDGVTDAAGAFAYGDTCASARTKGYSPRAHLVDNDSHAVLSALNNLFHTGPTGTNVADIAVGVIAPGRREKR